A single Paracoccus pantotrophus DNA region contains:
- a CDS encoding ABC transporter ATP-binding protein: MARISLQNLAHSYLPHPRSEADYALKQMDHVWQDGGAYALLGASGCGKTTLLNIISGLLTPSQGRVLFGERDVTAAPTAERNIAQVFQFPVVYDTMTVRDNLAFPLRNRGKDAAYVKARVDQIARMIGMEAWLNRKAQGLTADAKQKISLGRGMVREDVNAILFDEPLTVIDPQMKWELRTQLKELHRQFGHTMIYVTHDQTEALTFAQQVVVMHEGRVVQMGTPEELFEKPAHTFVGYFIGSPGMNFLDAALQGDRALLPGGEAVALGAHYPPVAGRVQIGIRPEHARLVAGGGLALTIRRIEDVGRHRLVRGEVAGRPLNVVMPEGLPVEGLPQVAFAPGKINVYADDWRVAPLDEGAG; the protein is encoded by the coding sequence ATGGCGCGGATCTCCCTGCAGAACCTGGCCCACAGCTACCTTCCCCATCCCCGGTCCGAGGCGGATTACGCGCTCAAGCAGATGGACCATGTCTGGCAGGATGGCGGCGCCTATGCGCTGCTGGGCGCCTCGGGCTGCGGCAAGACCACGCTTCTGAACATCATCTCGGGGCTTCTGACCCCCAGCCAGGGCCGGGTGCTGTTTGGCGAGCGCGACGTGACCGCGGCCCCCACGGCCGAGCGCAACATCGCCCAGGTGTTCCAGTTCCCGGTGGTCTACGACACCATGACGGTGCGCGACAACCTGGCCTTCCCGCTGAGGAACCGCGGCAAGGACGCCGCCTATGTCAAGGCGCGGGTGGATCAGATCGCCCGCATGATCGGCATGGAGGCATGGCTGAACCGCAAGGCGCAGGGCCTGACCGCCGATGCCAAGCAGAAGATCAGCCTGGGGCGCGGCATGGTGCGCGAGGACGTGAACGCGATCCTGTTCGACGAGCCGCTGACCGTCATCGACCCGCAGATGAAATGGGAGCTGCGCACCCAGCTCAAGGAACTGCACCGCCAGTTCGGCCATACCATGATCTACGTCACCCACGACCAGACCGAGGCGCTGACCTTTGCCCAGCAGGTCGTGGTCATGCATGAGGGCCGCGTGGTGCAGATGGGCACGCCCGAGGAACTGTTCGAAAAGCCCGCCCATACCTTCGTGGGCTATTTCATCGGCTCGCCCGGCATGAACTTCCTCGATGCCGCGCTGCAGGGCGACCGCGCCCTGCTGCCCGGCGGCGAGGCGGTGGCGCTGGGGGCGCATTATCCCCCGGTCGCGGGCCGGGTGCAGATCGGCATCCGCCCCGAACATGCCAGGCTGGTGGCCGGCGGCGGGCTGGCCCTGACCATCCGCCGCATCGAGGACGTGGGCCGGCATCGGCTGGTGCGCGGCGAGGTGGCGGGCCGGCCGCTGAACGTGGTCATGCCCGAGGGCCTGCCGGTCGAGGGCCTGCCGCAGGTCGCCTTCGCGCCGGGCAAGATCAACGTCTATGCCGACGACTGGCGCGTCGCGCCGCTGGATGAGGGGGCCGGCTGA
- a CDS encoding FecCD family ABC transporter permease, with protein sequence MNRQGLLFAGLSALVAALFLASLLTGPAGIGPGESLAALFRGGDDLLALVMRELRLPRAILGLMVGAALGMAGAVLQGFLRNPLAEPGLIGTSASAALGAVLAIQTGLSAAFPLGLPLAALAGAALSVLLVLMLAGPRGGTLALILAGIAISALAGAATSLVLNLSPNPFAINEIVFWMMGSLADRSMLHVWIAAPFMLLGFALLWPMRPALEALTLGEDAAASSGVHLGRLRLMLVAGIAALIGGATAVAGTVGFVGLVVPHVLRRAVGASPARLVPAAALGGAATVLAADIAVRWLAPGRDLKLGVLTALVGAPFFLHLILKTRREGL encoded by the coding sequence ATGAACCGGCAGGGCCTGCTTTTCGCCGGGCTTTCCGCGCTGGTCGCGGCGCTGTTCCTGGCCTCGCTGCTGACCGGCCCGGCCGGCATCGGTCCCGGTGAAAGCCTGGCCGCGCTGTTTCGCGGCGGCGACGACCTGCTGGCGTTGGTGATGCGCGAATTGCGCCTGCCGCGCGCCATCCTGGGGCTGATGGTCGGGGCGGCGCTGGGAATGGCGGGTGCGGTGCTGCAAGGCTTCCTGCGCAACCCGCTGGCCGAGCCGGGGCTGATCGGCACCAGCGCCTCGGCCGCGCTGGGGGCGGTGCTGGCGATCCAGACCGGGCTTTCCGCCGCCTTTCCCCTGGGCCTGCCGCTGGCGGCGCTGGCGGGCGCGGCGCTGTCGGTGCTGCTGGTGCTGATGCTTGCCGGGCCGCGCGGCGGCACGCTGGCGCTGATCCTGGCCGGCATCGCCATCTCGGCGCTGGCGGGGGCCGCGACCTCGCTGGTGCTGAACCTGTCGCCCAATCCCTTTGCCATCAATGAGATCGTGTTCTGGATGATGGGCTCGCTGGCTGACCGTTCGATGCTGCATGTCTGGATCGCGGCACCCTTCATGCTGCTGGGCTTCGCCCTGCTCTGGCCCATGCGCCCCGCGCTCGAGGCCCTGACGCTGGGCGAGGACGCGGCGGCCTCCAGCGGTGTGCACCTGGGCCGGCTGCGGCTGATGCTGGTCGCGGGCATCGCGGCGCTGATCGGCGGCGCCACGGCGGTCGCCGGCACGGTGGGCTTCGTCGGGCTGGTGGTGCCGCATGTGCTGCGCCGTGCCGTCGGCGCCAGCCCGGCGCGGCTGGTCCCGGCAGCGGCGCTGGGGGGCGCGGCCACGGTGCTGGCCGCCGACATCGCGGTGCGCTGGCTGGCACCGGGTCGCGACCTGAAGCTCGGGGTGCTCACGGCGCTGGTCGGCGCACCCTTCTTCCTGCACCTGATCCTGAAAACCCGGCGCGAGGGGCTGTGA
- a CDS encoding DUF2160 domain-containing protein produces the protein MSDAAIPTHKRIAWPAIYAGAALLMGAILGLLVLATPVRDGARDWTGPMVPGGWMAWTFPVALFFWVIASLLVLFTILAIRFPETPRRGILRIETTRGDRLFISLLGSAFICLGWLFFAGPPLWWGLALCLVYAAAVFRWV, from the coding sequence ATGTCCGACGCCGCCATCCCGACGCACAAGCGCATCGCCTGGCCGGCGATCTATGCCGGGGCCGCCCTGCTGATGGGCGCGATCCTGGGCCTGCTGGTCTTGGCCACGCCGGTCAGGGACGGGGCCAGGGACTGGACCGGCCCGATGGTTCCCGGCGGCTGGATGGCCTGGACCTTTCCGGTGGCGCTGTTCTTCTGGGTGATCGCCAGCCTGCTGGTCTTGTTCACCATCCTGGCCATCCGCTTTCCGGAAACCCCGCGCCGCGGCATCCTGCGCATCGAGACGACGCGCGGCGACCGGTTGTTCATCTCGCTTCTCGGCTCGGCCTTCATCTGCCTGGGCTGGCTGTTCTTCGCAGGCCCGCCGCTGTGGTGGGGGCTCGCGCTCTGCCTCGTTTATGCCGCGGCGGTGTTCCGCTGGGTCTGA
- a CDS encoding ABC transporter ATP-binding protein, with amino-acid sequence MLDLQGVSRSVGGRAHIHPTSLTLQRGSMNVLLGPTLSGKTSLMRLMAGLDQPTTGRILWDGRDVTGQRVQDRGIAMVYQQFINYPGLSVYENIASPLRILRRPRDEIDRKVRETAEMLRLTPMLARKPLELSGGQQQRCALARALVKGAGLVLLDEPLANLDYKLREELRIEIPRIFEASGAIFVYATTEPEEALLLGGHTATLWQGRVTQFGPTPTVYRQPVDATTARVFSDPPMNFVAARKQGGAVSFGDSALASGGFADLADGAYLAGFRANHLSLARQGTAAVAFACTLVGTEITGSETFVHVEHGADRWVGLVEGVHPLTPGQPLTVWLDPAHVYLFDASGRLAAPAAYARAA; translated from the coding sequence GTGCTGGACTTGCAGGGCGTATCGCGGTCGGTCGGCGGCCGGGCGCATATCCATCCCACCAGCCTGACCTTGCAAAGGGGCAGCATGAACGTGCTGCTGGGGCCGACGCTGTCGGGCAAGACCAGCCTGATGCGGCTGATGGCGGGGCTGGACCAGCCGACGACCGGCCGCATCCTCTGGGACGGGCGGGACGTGACCGGCCAGCGGGTGCAGGACCGCGGCATCGCCATGGTCTATCAGCAATTCATCAACTATCCCGGCCTTTCGGTCTATGAAAACATCGCCTCGCCCCTGCGCATCCTGCGCCGGCCGCGGGACGAGATCGACCGCAAGGTGCGCGAGACCGCCGAGATGCTGCGCCTGACGCCGATGCTGGCGCGCAAGCCGCTGGAGCTTTCGGGCGGCCAGCAGCAACGCTGCGCCCTGGCCCGCGCGCTGGTCAAGGGCGCCGGGCTGGTGCTGCTGGACGAGCCGCTGGCGAATCTCGACTACAAGCTGCGGGAAGAGCTGCGGATCGAGATCCCGCGCATCTTCGAGGCGTCGGGCGCGATCTTCGTCTATGCCACCACCGAGCCCGAGGAGGCGCTGCTCTTGGGCGGCCATACCGCGACGCTGTGGCAGGGCCGGGTGACGCAGTTCGGCCCGACGCCCACGGTCTATCGCCAGCCGGTCGATGCGACCACGGCGCGGGTGTTCAGCGACCCGCCGATGAATTTCGTCGCCGCCCGCAAGCAGGGCGGTGCCGTCAGCTTCGGCGACAGCGCGCTGGCTTCGGGCGGTTTCGCCGACCTGGCCGACGGCGCCTATCTGGCCGGGTTCCGCGCCAACCACCTGTCGCTGGCCCGGCAAGGAACGGCGGCGGTTGCTTTCGCCTGCACGCTCGTCGGGACCGAGATCACCGGCTCGGAAACCTTCGTCCATGTCGAGCATGGCGCCGACCGCTGGGTCGGGCTGGTCGAGGGCGTGCATCCCTTGACCCCCGGCCAGCCGCTGACGGTCTGGCTGGACCCGGCGCATGTCTATCTGTTCGACGCGTCCGGGCGGCTTGCCGCTCCGGCCGCCTATGCGAGGGCGGCCTGA
- a CDS encoding ABC transporter substrate-binding protein: MRPMQRTTAMALALMVMGAPAWADMEAAKRFLDAEIGDLSSLSREDQEKEMQWFIDAAQPLAGMEIKVVSETITTHEYEAKVLAPAFTAITGIRVTHDLIGEGDVVEKLQTQMQTGENIYDAYVNDSDLIGTHWRYQQARSLTRWMEEEGKDFTSPTLDLDDFIGLEFTTAPDGELYQLPDQQFANLYWFRYDWFNDPKTQEDFKAKYGYDLGVPVNWSAYEDIAEFFTGRDMSYVEGGPTRAWGNMDYGKKDPSLGWRYTDAWMSMAGMGDKGEPNGLPVDEWGIRVDENSRPVGSCVARGGATNDAAAVYAVTKAIDWLKKYTPPEAMGMTFGEAGPVPARGDIAQQMFWYTAFTADMVKPGTPVMNEDGTPKWRMAPSPHGAYWSEGTKIGYQDVGSWTLMKSTPVDRAQAAWLYAQFVTSKTVDVKKSHVGLTFIRESTIQDQSFTERAPQLGGLVEFYRSPARVQWSPTGTNIPDYPKLAQLWWQNIGDALSGAKTPQEALDALCAEQERVLERLERAGVQGDLGPKMNEGKDPQEWLAAEGSPVGPLENEKPQGETISYDELLKSWQ, translated from the coding sequence ATGAGACCGATGCAAAGGACCACGGCCATGGCGCTTGCGCTGATGGTCATGGGCGCGCCCGCCTGGGCGGACATGGAGGCGGCCAAGAGGTTCCTTGACGCCGAGATCGGCGATCTGTCCTCGCTTTCGCGCGAGGACCAGGAAAAGGAGATGCAATGGTTCATCGACGCCGCGCAGCCGCTGGCGGGGATGGAGATCAAGGTGGTCTCGGAAACCATCACCACGCATGAATACGAGGCCAAGGTGCTGGCGCCGGCCTTCACCGCCATCACCGGCATCCGGGTCACCCACGACCTGATCGGCGAGGGCGACGTGGTCGAGAAGCTGCAGACCCAGATGCAGACCGGCGAGAACATCTATGACGCCTATGTCAACGACAGCGACCTGATCGGCACGCATTGGCGTTATCAGCAGGCGCGCAGCCTGACCAGGTGGATGGAGGAGGAGGGCAAGGACTTCACCAGCCCGACGCTGGACCTTGACGATTTCATCGGGCTGGAGTTCACCACCGCCCCGGACGGCGAGCTCTACCAGCTGCCCGACCAGCAATTCGCCAACCTCTACTGGTTCCGCTACGACTGGTTCAACGACCCGAAGACCCAGGAGGATTTCAAGGCGAAATACGGCTACGACCTGGGCGTGCCGGTCAACTGGTCAGCCTATGAGGACATCGCCGAGTTCTTCACCGGCCGCGACATGTCCTATGTCGAGGGCGGCCCGACCAGGGCCTGGGGCAACATGGATTACGGCAAGAAGGATCCCAGCCTCGGCTGGCGCTATACCGATGCCTGGATGTCCATGGCCGGCATGGGCGACAAGGGCGAGCCGAACGGGCTGCCGGTCGACGAATGGGGCATCCGCGTCGACGAGAACTCGCGCCCCGTCGGTTCCTGCGTGGCGCGGGGCGGGGCGACCAACGACGCGGCGGCGGTCTATGCCGTGACCAAGGCCATCGACTGGCTCAAGAAATACACTCCGCCCGAGGCCATGGGCATGACCTTCGGCGAGGCGGGGCCGGTCCCGGCGCGCGGCGATATCGCCCAGCAGATGTTCTGGTACACCGCCTTCACCGCCGATATGGTCAAGCCCGGCACGCCGGTGATGAACGAGGACGGCACGCCGAAATGGCGCATGGCCCCCAGCCCGCACGGCGCCTATTGGTCCGAGGGCACCAAGATCGGCTATCAGGACGTGGGCTCCTGGACGCTGATGAAATCGACGCCGGTGGATCGCGCGCAGGCCGCCTGGCTTTACGCGCAATTCGTGACCTCGAAGACCGTGGACGTGAAGAAATCCCATGTCGGGCTGACCTTCATCCGCGAATCGACGATCCAGGACCAGTCCTTTACCGAGCGCGCGCCGCAGCTTGGCGGGCTGGTCGAGTTCTATCGCTCGCCCGCCCGCGTGCAATGGTCGCCGACCGGCACCAATATCCCCGATTATCCGAAGCTCGCGCAGCTCTGGTGGCAGAACATCGGCGACGCGCTTTCCGGTGCCAAGACCCCGCAAGAGGCGCTGGACGCGCTTTGCGCCGAGCAGGAGCGGGTGCTGGAGCGGCTGGAGCGCGCCGGCGTGCAGGGCGACCTGGGCCCCAAGATGAACGAGGGAAAGGATCCGCAGGAATGGCTGGCCGCCGAGGGCTCGCCCGTCGGCCCGCTGGAGAACGAAAAGCCGCAGGGCGAGACGATCTCCTATGACGAGCTGCTGAAGTCCTGGCAGTAA
- a CDS encoding DUF6925 family protein, with protein MTDMLADRLGALMTDTGAGWSMGSFGAIAEFHHVAGDPPPQPLEGCGIVTERGGVRLDDLADLTPIAWEALSPRPHRWQQGVSLCLPEGRLGTARRRVLTELGPDAGALRDQDRGAVLFDLGLDQPQVDFCIRSDDPVLVARLRAECGRSVLDPESRAMAAILPAHPHRVALTRIGRIEVWQKIGGPDTGGISPVGPHTHILPQLLRTGRTHSANTPIPPGLVPVAGLHPTSPVMDSLGQDRDFDATAFADFQAMLADWGDAERHALKARVWAALEAGEPPSALAEPGDRHARAALRIALRQAERRDGPSALLSQWRAAFDRDAAPADQDAPGH; from the coding sequence ATGACCGACATGCTGGCGGACCGGCTGGGCGCGCTGATGACCGATACCGGGGCGGGATGGTCCATGGGCTCCTTCGGGGCCATCGCCGAGTTCCACCATGTCGCGGGCGATCCGCCGCCGCAGCCGCTGGAGGGCTGCGGCATCGTTACCGAACGCGGAGGGGTGCGGCTGGACGACCTGGCCGACCTGACCCCCATCGCCTGGGAGGCGCTGAGCCCGCGCCCGCATCGCTGGCAGCAGGGCGTCTCGCTCTGCCTGCCCGAGGGGCGGCTGGGCACGGCGCGGCGCCGGGTGCTGACCGAGCTTGGCCCCGATGCGGGCGCGCTGCGCGACCAGGATCGCGGGGCGGTGCTGTTCGACCTGGGCCTGGACCAGCCGCAGGTGGATTTCTGCATCCGCAGCGACGATCCGGTGCTGGTCGCGCGGCTGCGGGCGGAATGCGGCCGCTCGGTCCTCGACCCGGAAAGCCGCGCCATGGCGGCGATCCTGCCCGCCCATCCGCATCGCGTGGCGCTGACCCGCATCGGGCGCATCGAGGTCTGGCAGAAGATCGGCGGGCCCGATACCGGCGGCATCTCGCCCGTCGGGCCGCATACGCATATCCTGCCGCAGCTTTTGCGCACCGGCCGCACCCATTCGGCGAATACGCCGATCCCGCCCGGGCTGGTGCCGGTCGCCGGGCTGCATCCGACCAGCCCGGTCATGGACAGCCTGGGCCAGGACCGCGATTTCGACGCCACCGCCTTTGCCGATTTCCAGGCCATGCTGGCCGATTGGGGCGATGCCGAACGCCATGCTCTGAAGGCACGGGTCTGGGCGGCGCTGGAAGCGGGCGAGCCGCCCTCGGCCCTGGCCGAGCCCGGCGACCGCCATGCCCGCGCCGCGCTGCGCATCGCGCTGCGCCAGGCCGAACGCCGGGACGGACCCTCGGCGCTGCTGTCGCAATGGCGCGCGGCTTTCGACCGCGACGCGGCGCCCGCGGATCAGGACGCACCCGGCCACTGA
- a CDS encoding ABC transporter ATP-binding protein: MLELRALSLDRGGQAVLDGIDLSIGAGEFVGLLGPNGAGKTTLLRAALGLLPARGHSSLARLSVRERARAAAYMPQGREIAWPMPVEALVALGRIAHPHSASAEDRAAIERAIAALHLSPLRHRRATELSGGEQARTLIARALAQETPLLIADEPIAGLDPAAQIDAMRLFSRLADRGHAVLASLHDLGLAARHCTRLVMLHQGRIAADGPPQAVLTAENLARVFGITAHLAQGPGGILFQPLGTIEGEDR; the protein is encoded by the coding sequence ATGCTGGAGCTTCGCGCCCTTTCGCTCGACCGCGGCGGCCAGGCGGTGCTGGACGGCATCGACCTCAGCATCGGCGCGGGCGAGTTCGTGGGCCTGCTTGGTCCGAACGGCGCCGGCAAGACCACGCTTCTGCGCGCGGCGCTGGGGCTCTTGCCGGCGCGGGGCCATTCCTCGCTGGCAAGGCTTTCGGTGCGCGAGCGCGCCCGCGCCGCCGCCTATATGCCGCAGGGCCGCGAGATCGCCTGGCCGATGCCGGTCGAGGCGCTGGTGGCGCTTGGCCGCATCGCGCATCCGCATTCCGCCAGCGCGGAAGACCGCGCCGCGATCGAGCGCGCCATCGCGGCGCTGCACCTGAGCCCCTTGCGCCACCGCCGCGCCACCGAATTGTCGGGGGGCGAGCAGGCCCGCACCCTGATCGCCCGCGCGCTCGCCCAGGAAACCCCGCTGCTGATCGCCGACGAGCCCATCGCGGGCCTCGACCCGGCCGCGCAGATCGACGCGATGCGGCTGTTTTCCCGGCTGGCCGACCGGGGTCATGCGGTGCTGGCCTCGCTGCACGACCTGGGGCTGGCGGCGCGGCATTGCACGCGGCTCGTCATGCTGCACCAGGGCCGGATCGCCGCCGACGGCCCGCCCCAGGCGGTGCTGACCGCCGAAAACCTCGCCCGCGTCTTCGGCATCACCGCCCATCTGGCGCAGGGCCCCGGCGGCATCCTGTTCCAGCCGCTCGGCACCATTGAGGGAGAGGACCGATGA
- a CDS encoding carbohydrate ABC transporter permease produces the protein MEKTQNNKAWFLVLPVLVVVAFSAVIPLMTVVNYSVNDTFGNNAFFWAGLEWFDEMVHSRRLHGALGRQALFSAIILAIEVPLGIFVALNMPKKGFWSSLVLVLMALPLLIPFNVVGTIWQIFGRTDIGLLGRGLKALGLDYNYTNDPIDAWITVIVMDVWHWTSLVALLCYAGLQSIPQAYYQAARIDQASRWAVFRYIELPKMKGVLLIAVLLRFMDSFMIYTEPFVVTGGGPGNSTTFLSIDLVKMAVGQFDLGPAAAFSIMYFLVILLVSWVFYTVMTNIDRRQDDIPEGM, from the coding sequence ATGGAAAAGACCCAGAACAACAAGGCCTGGTTTCTGGTCCTGCCGGTGCTGGTCGTGGTCGCCTTTTCGGCGGTGATCCCGCTGATGACGGTGGTGAACTATTCGGTGAACGACACGTTCGGCAACAACGCCTTCTTCTGGGCGGGGCTCGAATGGTTCGACGAGATGGTGCATTCCCGCCGCCTGCACGGGGCGCTGGGACGGCAGGCGCTGTTTTCCGCCATCATCCTGGCCATCGAGGTGCCGCTGGGCATCTTCGTGGCGCTGAACATGCCCAAGAAGGGCTTCTGGTCCAGCCTGGTGCTGGTGCTGATGGCGCTGCCCCTGCTGATCCCCTTCAATGTCGTGGGCACGATCTGGCAGATCTTCGGCCGCACCGACATCGGCCTGCTGGGGCGGGGGCTCAAGGCGCTGGGGCTGGACTACAACTACACGAATGATCCGATCGACGCCTGGATCACCGTGATCGTCATGGATGTCTGGCACTGGACCAGCCTGGTCGCGCTGCTCTGCTATGCCGGTCTGCAATCCATCCCGCAGGCCTATTACCAGGCCGCCCGGATCGACCAGGCCAGCCGCTGGGCGGTGTTTCGCTACATCGAGCTGCCCAAGATGAAGGGCGTGCTGCTGATCGCCGTGCTGCTGCGCTTCATGGACAGCTTCATGATCTATACCGAGCCCTTCGTCGTCACCGGCGGCGGGCCCGGCAACTCGACCACCTTCCTGTCCATCGACCTGGTGAAGATGGCGGTGGGGCAGTTCGACCTCGGTCCCGCCGCCGCCTTCTCGATCATGTATTTCCTGGTGATCCTGCTGGTCAGCTGGGTGTTCTACACCGTCATGACCAATATCGACCGCCGCCAGGACGACATCCCGGAGGGCATGTGA
- the glpD gene encoding glycerol-3-phosphate dehydrogenase, which yields MPAPTRPQADLFIIGGGINGCGIARDAAGRGLSVTLAEMGDLAQATSSASTKLFHGGLRYLEFFEFRLVREALEERETLLAAMPHISWPMRFVLPWSPDMRFEADTPTSRILSWTMPWLRGRRPAWLIRLGLFLYDNLGGRKILPGTRRLDLSRDPLGLPLKPGFRLGWEYSDCWVQDSRLVVLNARDARARGATILTRTRVTRAERADGLWRITTEGPGGTRIHHARALVNAGGPWVEDVIRNVAHIPSAEGVRLVRGSHIVVPRLYDHDRCYFFQGTDGRIIFAIPFEEDFTLIGTTDMDHRAPPGEARCTEEERDYLCAFASRYFARPVTPDQVVWTYSGVRPLYDDGAKSATAATRDYVLSLQDGEAGGAPLLNVFGGKITTYRRLAEGALARLAPFFPQAGGDWTARVPLPGGDFPVDGVEALVAQLQARHPFLSPRLSRRLVRSYGTESFLLLDGAASLGDLGRDFGAGLTEAEVMWLIRHEFAQTAEDILWRRTKLGLHMTEAQRRELEAFVDRHHAAHSAAE from the coding sequence GTGCCGGCACCAACGCGGCCCCAGGCCGACCTTTTCATCATCGGCGGTGGAATCAACGGCTGCGGCATCGCGCGCGACGCGGCGGGGCGCGGGCTTTCGGTCACGCTGGCCGAGATGGGCGACCTGGCGCAGGCGACCTCCTCGGCATCGACCAAGCTGTTCCATGGCGGGCTGCGCTATCTGGAGTTCTTTGAATTCCGCCTGGTGCGCGAGGCGCTGGAGGAGCGCGAGACCCTGCTGGCCGCGATGCCGCATATCTCCTGGCCGATGCGCTTCGTGCTGCCCTGGTCGCCCGACATGCGCTTCGAGGCCGACACGCCGACCTCGCGCATCCTGTCCTGGACGATGCCCTGGCTGCGCGGCCGCCGGCCAGCCTGGCTGATCCGGCTGGGGCTGTTCCTTTACGACAACCTGGGCGGGCGCAAGATCCTGCCGGGAACCAGGCGGCTTGACCTGTCCCGCGATCCGCTGGGCCTGCCGCTGAAGCCGGGCTTTCGGCTGGGCTGGGAATATTCCGATTGCTGGGTGCAGGATTCGCGTCTGGTGGTGCTGAACGCCCGCGATGCGCGGGCGCGCGGCGCCACCATCCTGACCCGCACCCGCGTCACCCGTGCCGAGCGCGCGGACGGGCTGTGGCGCATCACCACCGAGGGGCCGGGGGGCACGCGCATCCACCACGCCCGCGCGCTGGTCAATGCCGGCGGGCCCTGGGTCGAGGACGTGATCCGCAACGTCGCGCATATCCCCTCGGCCGAGGGCGTGCGGCTGGTGCGCGGCAGCCATATCGTCGTGCCGCGGCTTTACGACCACGACCGCTGCTATTTCTTCCAGGGCACGGACGGGCGGATCATCTTCGCGATTCCCTTCGAGGAAGATTTCACCCTGATCGGCACCACCGACATGGACCATCGCGCCCCCCCCGGCGAGGCGCGCTGCACCGAGGAAGAGCGCGACTATCTCTGCGCCTTCGCCAGCCGCTATTTCGCCCGCCCGGTGACGCCCGACCAGGTGGTCTGGACTTATTCCGGGGTGCGGCCGCTTTACGACGATGGTGCCAAATCGGCCACGGCGGCGACGCGGGACTATGTCCTCAGCCTGCAGGATGGCGAGGCGGGCGGGGCGCCGCTGCTCAATGTCTTCGGCGGCAAGATCACTACCTATCGCCGGCTGGCCGAGGGCGCGCTGGCCAGGCTCGCACCCTTCTTTCCGCAGGCGGGCGGGGACTGGACCGCGCGGGTGCCGCTGCCGGGCGGCGATTTCCCGGTGGACGGGGTCGAGGCTCTGGTCGCGCAGTTGCAGGCGCGCCATCCCTTCCTGTCGCCACGGCTGTCGCGCCGGCTGGTGCGCAGCTACGGCACCGAGTCCTTCCTGCTGCTCGATGGCGCCGCAAGCCTCGGGGATCTGGGCCGCGATTTCGGCGCCGGGCTGACCGAGGCCGAGGTGATGTGGCTGATCCGCCATGAATTCGCCCAGACCGCCGAGGACATCCTGTGGCGCCGCACCAAGCTGGGCCTGCACATGACCGAGGCGCAGCGCCGCGAGCTGGAGGCCTTCGTGGACCGGCACCACGCCGCCCATTCGGCAGCGGAATAG
- a CDS encoding carbohydrate ABC transporter permease, translating to MRVKPSALVMLIYLLFLLVPIYWLVNMSLKTNAEITGTFSLYPHNLTLRNYRVILTDPSWYMGYVNSIIYVVMNTVISVAVALPAAYAFSRYSFMGDKHLFFWLLTNRMSPPAVFALPFFQLYSSVGLFDTHIAVALAHCLFNVPLAVWILEGFMRGVPKEIDETAYIDGYSFPRFFVRIFMPLIASGIGVAAFFCFMFSWVELLLSRTLTSVNAKPIAATMTRTVSASGMDWGVLAAAGVLTIIPGALVIWFVRNYIAKGFALGRV from the coding sequence ATGCGCGTGAAGCCCTCGGCCCTGGTGATGCTGATCTACCTGCTGTTCCTGCTGGTGCCGATCTACTGGCTGGTCAACATGAGCCTCAAGACCAATGCCGAGATCACCGGCACCTTCAGCCTTTATCCGCACAACCTGACCCTGCGGAACTATCGGGTGATCCTGACCGATCCCAGCTGGTACATGGGCTATGTGAACTCGATCATCTACGTGGTGATGAACACGGTGATTTCCGTCGCCGTGGCGCTGCCCGCCGCCTATGCCTTCAGCCGCTACAGCTTCATGGGCGACAAGCACCTGTTCTTCTGGCTCTTGACCAACCGCATGTCGCCGCCGGCGGTCTTTGCGCTGCCCTTCTTCCAGCTTTATTCCTCGGTCGGGCTTTTCGACACGCATATCGCGGTGGCGCTGGCGCATTGCCTGTTCAACGTGCCGCTGGCGGTCTGGATCCTGGAAGGCTTCATGCGCGGCGTCCCGAAGGAGATCGACGAGACCGCCTATATCGACGGCTACAGCTTCCCGCGCTTCTTCGTACGGATCTTCATGCCGCTGATCGCCAGCGGGATCGGGGTCGCCGCCTTCTTCTGCTTCATGTTCAGCTGGGTCGAGCTGCTCTTGTCCCGCACGCTGACCTCGGTGAATGCCAAGCCCATCGCGGCGACGATGACGCGCACGGTTTCCGCAAGCGGCATGGATTGGGGCGTGCTGGCGGCGGCGGGGGTGCTGACCATCATTCCCGGCGCCTTGGTCATCTGGTTCGTGCGCAACTACATCGCCAAGGGCTTTGCCCTGGGGAGGGTCTGA